The segment TTAGAATCATGTCTATTTCTCTACTAACTCTAATAACTTCCCTCCTATATTTCTTAGGTATAGCTAAACAAGCTTTCTTTTTAAATAGATCTTTATCTTTTAAAAAATAGAATGTTAATATAGGAATTATTATAAAATTAAGTACCTTAGAAAATGACTTTATAATTGAGCCCATTATTCCTTTAAAGGACATTAAAACCATACCCTGAATTTTTTCTAAGTTTTCTGAAATAACGTCGTTGAAAGCTTTAAACTCTGATGGTAAATTTTCTATATGTTTATAATACTTATCGTATAAATGGTCAGAAAAGTCATAAATTTTATTAAAATACTGTGGTAATAATTTTATCAGTTTTTCAAACTCACTAGAAATTTTAGGTACTATGGAAAAAGTAAGTAATACCAGTATCAATACTAATACTAAATATACTATTAAAGTTCCTAGCCCTCTTTTTATTTTTCTTCTTTCTAAAAAATTTACTATAGGATTAAGTAAGTAAGCAAGTATAATTGAATAAAATATCATAAGTAATAATTCCTTTATGGTACCATCGCTCTTAAGAACTGCATATATAGTTATCAAAACAATAATAATCATCAAAGTAGTTAATATGTTTCTTTTATTAATTATAAATCTTTTATCGGCTTGTACATATCTATTTCCAATATTGATAAAATAATATATTCCTAGTCCAAGTAGTATCGTTATAAATATTGTTTGTAAAAATTTTGATATATTAAATATATAACTCATATTTACTCCCCAACTTATGTATTAATAAGGCAGTTAAAACTGCCTTATTTAGAATATACCTATGTTATCCAAAACATTATACATCATTTTTTTACTTGCTTTCATAGCTTTCTTTCTTTGTCTAGGACTCATTCTAGATACTGCTACCATACCAGCTGTAGCTCCAATAATACTACCTGTAATAATACCTGATAAGAATCTTCCATTCATTCTTTTCACCTCTTTAATTAGGTTTTGGTATATTATTAGTTTGTGATATTTTATCAAAGTAATTCTAGTAACTTTTTGTATTCATTCTTATATTTGTAAAATTTATCTTTTAATTCATCATTAACTATTAACACATCTTCTCCAAAAGTTATTCCTAAGTCATTTGGAAGGACATTTCTTCCGTCTTTTATATCATCTATAAATCCATCTGTTAATATAAATCCCATAATTTTACCTTTATTTTCATCTAATAGTATATCTTTTATATGTCCTAAACTTTCTCCATCTTCTGTTAAAACTTCTTCTTCTATTATTGATTTGTTATCACTCATAATTATACTGCTTATTTCTATATCAGAACTCGATTTTTCTACTACTTTGCAATCCTCTACGAAAACAGCATCTTTTCCTATAGATTTTATTGAACAAAATTTTATTATTTCTGCATCTTTAAATATACTTTTATCACTTATCAATAATCCTAATACTCTAAATCTTTTTTTAGAGTATATAACTTCTCTTACCAAACCTACTTTTTCACCATTTTTACTTAATACAGGAAGTCCTATAATTTCACTTTGCTTAATCATATTTATAACCTCTCTTTAAACAAAGTAGTAGTATTATTATGTCTCAAAATAGTATAGAATATTATTTAATTTTTTTTGATATAGTTCCTCCACCAACAACTATATCCTCTTCGTAAAATACAATAGCTTGTCCTGGTGTTATTGCTCTTACAGGTTTTTCGAAAACAACCTTAACTTTACTATCTGCTAAAGGATATACTGTAGCTAAAGTTTCTTTAGCTGAATATCTTATTTTGGCTTTTACTTTTATTGGTTCTTTGATTTTATCAATAGCTATAAGATTTATATCATCAGCAATAAGCTCTGTTCCAAAAACTTCACTTTCATCTCCTATTACAACTGTATTTGATGATGTATTTATATCTGTAACATAAGCAGGTTTTCCTAGAGAAAGTCCTAGTCCTTTTCTTTGCCCTATAGTATATCTTGTTATTCCTTTGTGTTTTCCTAAAATATTTCCTTTATTATCCACAAAGTATCCCTCATCAATTTTATAATCTGCATGTTCATTTATAAATTTTCCATAGTCGTTATCTGGCACAAAACATATCTCTTGACTATCAGGTTTTTCAGAAACTATTAATCCTAGTTCCCTAGCTATATCCCTTATCTCTTCCTTATTGTTATAGTCTCCAAGAGGCATTAAAGTATGTTTAAGCTGATCTTGAGTCAGATTATATAGTGCATATGTTTGATCTTTTTCTATTGCATTAGATTTTTTTAAAATATATCTTTGTTTTTCTTCATTATATAAAATTTTAGCATAGTGACCCGTTGCCACATAATATGCATCTAATAAATTTGCTCTTTTTAAAAGTTCCTCAAATTTTACATATCTATTACAAGCTATACAAGGATTTGGAGTTCTTCCAATTCCATATTCTTTTATAAAATAATCTATAACTGTCTTTTTAAAAATATCTTTAAAATTCATAACATAAAATGGAATGCCAATTTTGTCAGCCACCATTCTAGCATCTTCTACTGCTGAAAGAGAACAACATCCACCTTCTTTTTCTAAAACATCTGGATCTTTATCTTGCCAAATCTGCATGGTTACTCCGATAACATCGTATCCTTGACTTTTCAATAAATAAGCTGTAACAGAGCTATCGACTCCTCCACTCATTCCTACTACAACTTTTTTCTTATCCATCTTTTCACCCCTATAAAAATAGTATACTCAATTCATATATTATTTATTAAAATCCAATTATATCATAAAAAAACTACTGTTAAAAACAGTAGCTTCTTATTGTTATTCGTGGTCTCCATGATCATGTGCATCTTCATTTGGATCAAAATTTTCTAACCCTTTTATCTGTATGCCATTTTTCTTTGAATAGTCAAGTAATGCTGATTTTATAGCTTGTTCAGCTAAAACAGAACAATGCATTTTTACGGGTGGTAATCCATCTAATGCTTCAGCCACAGCCTTGTTAGTTATTCCTAAAGCTTCATCTATTGTCTTTCCTTTTACCAATTCAGTTGCCATACTTGATGAAGCAATAGCTGAGCCACATCCAAAAGTTTTGAATTTAACATCTGTAATAATTCCATCATCTATTTTTAAATACATTTTCATTATATCTCCACATTTTGCATTCCCTACTTCTCCAACACCATCTGCATTTTGAATTTCTCCAACATTTCTTGGGTTTGAGAAATGATCCATAACTTTTTCTGAATACATTTAAGCGTTCCCCCTAACTTTTTCGTATAATGGTGACATTTGTCTTAATCTATTTACTATGATACCCAAGTTTTCTACAACATAATCTATATCTTCTTCGTTATTAAAATCTCCTAAAGATAATCTAAGTGATCCATGTGCAATTTCATGAGGTAATCCAATTGCCATTAGCACATGTGATGGATCTAGTGAACCAGAACTACAAGCTGATCCACTTGAGCCTGCTATTCCTACCATATCAAGACTCAATAATAATGCCTCTCCTTCTATGAACTCAAAAGAAAAGTTAACATTACCAGGTAGTCTCTTCTCTGGATGACCATTTAATCTAACGTAATCTATTTTTGACATAACATCATTAATTAATTTATTTCTTAATTTTAATAACTTTGAATTATGCTCTTCTAAATTGTTTGTTGCTAGCTCTATTGCTTTTCCTAGTCCAACAATCCCTGGTATATTTTCTGTACCAGCTCTTCTACTTTTTTCCTGAGCTCCTCCATGCATATATGGATGTACTTTTACTCCTTGTCTTATATATAAAGCTCCTACACCTTTAGGTCCATATATTTTATGAGCCGATAGTGACAACATATCTATGTTCAGTTCTTCAACATTAATAGCAACATTACCTATTGCTTGAACAGCATCTGTGTGAAAATATATACCTTTTTGATGAGCTATTTCACCTATTTCTTTAACAGGTTGAATAGTTCCAATCTCATTATTAGCAAACATTATAGTAATGAGTATAGTCTCATCTTTAATACTATTTTTCAATTCATCTAGATTTATTAGTCCATATTCATCTACATCTAAATATGTCACTTCAAACCCTTCTTTTTCTAGATATTCACAAGTATTAAGTACAGCAGGATGTTCTATTTTAGAAGTTATAATATGGTTACCTTTATTTCTATTGGCAAAAGCTACCCCTTTTATGGCCCAGTTGTCAGCCTCTGATCCACCACCTGTAAAATATATCTCTTTAGGTTTAGCCCCAATGGATTTAGCTACTTTTTCTCTGGATTCATCTAAAGCTTTCTTGGATTCTCTACCTACTCTGTATACACTAGATGCATTTCCAAATTTCTCTGTAAAATAGGGCATCATAGCATCTAGAACTTCTTTTTTTATAGGAGTAGTTGCAGCATTATCCATATAAATTTGTCTTGTCATCTTTTATCTCCTCCTGAAGTAATCACTATCAAACAGTTAAATCATCCTCTATATATAGTACATATATTCATTGTTACTATTCATCTTTATATAATCATCTATCATATCTTGAAGTGTTATAGAATCAATAACACTATTAATACTATCTCTAATTTTTACCCATACAGTTTTAGTAACACATATAGATTCTTTATCACATTTATTAGGATTATTGTCTACAGCACAATCAACTGGAGCAATATCTCCCTCTAAAGTTCTTATAACAGCTCCAACAGTAATTTTATTAGGTGGATCTACAAGCATATATCCCCCTTGTGCTCCTCTCACACTATTAACTAATCCATTTTTCTTAAGAACAGCTATTAATTGTTCAAGATAATGCTCAGATATACCTTGGCTATCTGCTATATTCTTTAATGGAACAGGACCTTCTCCATAGTGTAAAGATAACTCAAACATAGCTTTAAGACCATATCTTCCTTTAGTAGATAATCTCATTTAATCACCTCTCTCAATTCCAACTGTTTCACTTGGTATTATGTAATAAGTATATTATACCCTACTAGTTTTGTCAACATTCAATTATTTTTTATTTTTTTTAATTTATTATAACCCATTTGTTAATTCATATAGACCTACTTGAAATAATAAAGTTAATATATTTTATCTTAATTATACCCTATTATACTCTTATTTATAATTTTTGAAAATTATTTATTAAGTTCTTTTATATATAAAATTGGCTATTTAAGTATCACTTGTTACGTTTTAAAAAAGTTAAGATATTATTATTTAACGACATAGCTAGTTTTTTTGTGATTATAGACAATTATCCGTAAATTTGTAACAAAATAAACTCATTTCTAGTTAACACAGTGTACTTATCATCTTGACATTGTAAAGTAAATAATATATAACTTAATTTGGACGAATTGAAACTGTTCATTGTATACTTTATACTTAAATTTTTTGGGTATGAATATAAAAATAGATTATAAGGGGGTCAATTGATGGATAAAAAAATGCTTACACCAGCAGAAGTTTGCCAAGAAACTGTTAATATTGGTGTTAAAAAAGGAGCTAAATCCCACTTTATTCAAACATGTATATCTGGCATTCTTGCCGGTGCATTTATAGCTATGGGTGGATTCGCTGCATCTGTTTCATCACATAGTATTGCAAACTATGGACTATCAAAACTTGTTGCGGGTGCAGTTTTCCCGGTAGGATTGATACTTGTTCTCATATGTGGAGCTGAACTTTTTACAGGTAATAACCTTCTTATTGTTGCTTTTACAGAAAGAAAAATAACAGCATCACAGTTCTTAAAAAATCTTATAATAGTATATTTT is part of the Gottschalkia purinilytica genome and harbors:
- a CDS encoding AI-2E family transporter, which produces MSYIFNISKFLQTIFITILLGLGIYYFINIGNRYVQADKRFIINKRNILTTLMIIIVLITIYAVLKSDGTIKELLLMIFYSIILAYLLNPIVNFLERRKIKRGLGTLIVYLVLVLILVLLTFSIVPKISSEFEKLIKLLPQYFNKIYDFSDHLYDKYYKHIENLPSEFKAFNDVISENLEKIQGMVLMSFKGIMGSIIKSFSKVLNFIIIPILTFYFLKDKDLFKKKACLAIPKKYRREVIRVSREIDMILSKFIRGQLIVATFVGIATTIMLLILGIDFAIIIGIIAGVFDIIPYVGPIIGVIPAIIFALLKSPIRALWVLIMFIVIQQLESNVLSPKIVGESVGLHPVVVLLSLLIGGSYFGILGMLLAVPVTAILRIFMNVIVDKMSKAQKY
- a CDS encoding PRC-barrel domain-containing protein, whose protein sequence is MIKQSEIIGLPVLSKNGEKVGLVREVIYSKKRFRVLGLLISDKSIFKDAEIIKFCSIKSIGKDAVFVEDCKVVEKSSSDIEISSIIMSDNKSIIEEEVLTEDGESLGHIKDILLDENKGKIMGFILTDGFIDDIKDGRNVLPNDLGITFGEDVLIVNDELKDKFYKYKNEYKKLLELL
- the mnmA gene encoding tRNA 2-thiouridine(34) synthase MnmA, whose amino-acid sequence is MDKKKVVVGMSGGVDSSVTAYLLKSQGYDVIGVTMQIWQDKDPDVLEKEGGCCSLSAVEDARMVADKIGIPFYVMNFKDIFKKTVIDYFIKEYGIGRTPNPCIACNRYVKFEELLKRANLLDAYYVATGHYAKILYNEEKQRYILKKSNAIEKDQTYALYNLTQDQLKHTLMPLGDYNNKEEIRDIARELGLIVSEKPDSQEICFVPDNDYGKFINEHADYKIDEGYFVDNKGNILGKHKGITRYTIGQRKGLGLSLGKPAYVTDINTSSNTVVIGDESEVFGTELIADDINLIAIDKIKEPIKVKAKIRYSAKETLATVYPLADSKVKVVFEKPVRAITPGQAIVFYEEDIVVGGGTISKKIK
- the nifU gene encoding Fe-S cluster assembly scaffold protein NifU, translated to MYSEKVMDHFSNPRNVGEIQNADGVGEVGNAKCGDIMKMYLKIDDGIITDVKFKTFGCGSAIASSSMATELVKGKTIDEALGITNKAVAEALDGLPPVKMHCSVLAEQAIKSALLDYSKKNGIQIKGLENFDPNEDAHDHGDHE
- the nifS gene encoding cysteine desulfurase NifS, producing the protein MTRQIYMDNAATTPIKKEVLDAMMPYFTEKFGNASSVYRVGRESKKALDESREKVAKSIGAKPKEIYFTGGGSEADNWAIKGVAFANRNKGNHIITSKIEHPAVLNTCEYLEKEGFEVTYLDVDEYGLINLDELKNSIKDETILITIMFANNEIGTIQPVKEIGEIAHQKGIYFHTDAVQAIGNVAINVEELNIDMLSLSAHKIYGPKGVGALYIRQGVKVHPYMHGGAQEKSRRAGTENIPGIVGLGKAIELATNNLEEHNSKLLKLRNKLINDVMSKIDYVRLNGHPEKRLPGNVNFSFEFIEGEALLLSLDMVGIAGSSGSACSSGSLDPSHVLMAIGLPHEIAHGSLRLSLGDFNNEEDIDYVVENLGIIVNRLRQMSPLYEKVRGNA
- a CDS encoding RrF2 family transcriptional regulator, which produces MRLSTKGRYGLKAMFELSLHYGEGPVPLKNIADSQGISEHYLEQLIAVLKKNGLVNSVRGAQGGYMLVDPPNKITVGAVIRTLEGDIAPVDCAVDNNPNKCDKESICVTKTVWVKIRDSINSVIDSITLQDMIDDYIKMNSNNEYMYYI